Within the Flavobacterium sp. CG_23.5 genome, the region ATTTTCAACACCATTCTTCTCTATCCTTTCTGCCGAATCATATAGTTGATCGATTTCAGATGAAGATTCGTAGTTCCCAATTTCGCTTTCAAAATCGAAGTATTTCTTTGATTTATTAATTTGAGTTTTACCTTCATAAAACTCTTGGTTTGTAATTGGGTAATTTAGAAATTGCCATAAATAGTCAAACGGAATATGTGATGAGATGTATTGCAAAGGATTAACTTTAAAATAAGAATTGTCTATTTTTTTAAAAAACCGATCGTTATTTACGTAACCGGAACCCCAAGTTGGGTCAAACAAATACCATTTATTATTTATTTTTGAGGCACACCATGCATGAGAAATGGTATCAATTTCCTCGTTTTGTTTGGTATATCCACTTATAATCACTGTTTTTATACCTACTTTATTGGCTAAATCATTAAATATTTCTGTGTAATCACTGCAGACTCCTCTTTTGGTTTTAAGAATATTTTTTATTCTATTTTCAGAAGTTTCTGCGCTAGATGAAATATACATGTTGGCTACATCGTAACTGATATTAGTTGCTGTCCAATAAAAAACTGCGCGAATTTTGTCGTTATCTGTTTTGAAAGTGGAATTGATATAATTGGCAATGGCCTTCGTTGAATTACTGGAACTATTTGGAATTTTAGAAATTTTATTATCGATTAAAGTATAATCTATATGATTCTGCCCAAAACTTAAAACAGATATGAATACCGATACTATTAAATAAATGTTTTTCATTTTTTGGGACAGGCTCGTAAATTAAAAGGGAATAAGTTTTCACCTATTCCCTTTTAAACGAAAACCATACCAATTTATTTTATTTATTCAACTTTTACAAATTAGCTTGAATTCTTATTGCCAATGCTTCAAATTCTTCTTTAGACATTGACACTTTATTTTGAAAACGTATTTCATCCATTTCATTCAAAGGAATAAGATGAACATGAGCATGAGGTACTTCAAGTCCTATAACTGCCATGCCAATTCTTTTACATGGAACTGTTTTTTCCAATGCTATAGCGATTTTTTTAGAAAACTGCATTAGTCCAATATACAAGTCCTCTTCGATATCAAAAATCTTATCAATTTCCTGTTTTGGAACACAAAGAGTATGAC harbors:
- a CDS encoding HIT family protein → MSSIFTKIIKGEIPSYKIAEDDNFLAFLDVNPNAKGHTLCVPKQEIDKIFDIEEDLYIGLMQFSKKIAIALEKTVPCKRIGMAVIGLEVPHAHVHLIPLNEMDEIRFQNKVSMSKEEFEALAIRIQANL
- a CDS encoding transglutaminase domain-containing protein, whose translation is MKNIYLIVSVFISVLSFGQNHIDYTLIDNKISKIPNSSSNSTKAIANYINSTFKTDNDKIRAVFYWTATNISYDVANMYISSSAETSENRIKNILKTKRGVCSDYTEIFNDLANKVGIKTVIISGYTKQNEEIDTISHAWCASKINNKWYLFDPTWGSGYVNNDRFFKKIDNSYFKVNPLQYISSHIPFDYLWQFLNYPITNQEFYEGKTQINKSKKYFDFESEIGNYESSSEIDQLYDSAERIEKNGVENALILERLKSKNKNIAYLRQKTNIEKLNIITSDCNEAISLLNDFIYYRNKRFSPALPDYEIKRMIETPKERLIKCQNAIYNIGYIGNENSSSLASLKKSINHALAQTEEHLAFVQNYLNKDNRNRKAMFTKTVWF